A single Calypte anna isolate BGI_N300 chromosome 5A, bCalAnn1_v1.p, whole genome shotgun sequence DNA region contains:
- the DIO2 gene encoding type II iodothyronine deiodinase isoform X2 produces the protein MGLLSVDLLITLQILPVFFSNCLFLALYDSVILLKHMVLFLSRSKSGRGEWRRMLTSEGLRCVWNSFLLDAYKQVKLGGEAPNSSVIHIAKGSDGSSSSWKNVGGKCGTKCHLLDFANSERPLVVNFGSATUPPFTSQLSAFSKMVEEFSGVADFLLVYIDEAHPSDGWAAPGISPSSFEVKKHRNQEDRCAAAHQLLEHFSLPPQCQVVADCMDNNANVAYGVSFERICIVQRQKIAYLGGKGPFFYNLQEVRLWLEQNFSKR, from the exons ATGGGTCTGCTAAGTGTGGATTTGCTAATCACGCTTCAGATCTTGCCGGTCTTTTTCTCCAATTGCCTCTTCCTTGCGCTGTATGACTCTGTGATCCTCCTGAAGCACATGGTGCTGTTTCTGAGCCGGTCAAAGTCCGGACGCGGTGAGTGGCGGAGGATGCTGACCTCGGAGGGGCTGCGTTGCGTCTGGAACAGCTTCCTGCTGGACGCCTACAAGCAG GTCAAACTGGGAGGAGAAGCTCCAAACTCCAGTGTAATCCACATAGCCAAGGGCAGTGATGGGAGCAGTAGCAGCTGGAAGAATGTTGGTGGCAAGTGTGGAACCAAATGCCACCTTCTGGATTTTGCCAACTCAGAGCGGCCACTGGTGGTCAACTTCGGTTCGGCTACCTGACCACCGTTCACAAGCCAGCTGTCAGCCTTCAGCAAGATGGTGGAGGAGTTCTCTGGTGTGGCTGACTTTCTGTTGGTCTACATTGATGAGGCTCATCCTTCAGATGGCTGGGCTGCCCCTGGTATCTCTCCTTCTTCATTTGAAGTTAAGAAACACAGGAACCAGGAAGACCGATGTGCAGCTGCTCACCAGCTCCTAGAGCACTTTTCCTTGCCACCTCAGTGCCAGGTGGTGGCTGACTGCATGGACAACAATGCCAATGTGGCCTATGGGGTTTCATTTGAGCGAATATGCATTGTGCAGAGACAAAAAATTGCCTACCTTGGAGGCAAAGGCCCCTTTTTCTACAATCTGCAGGAGGTTCGGCTTTGGCTGGAACAAAACTTTAGCAAAAGATGA
- the DIO2 gene encoding type II iodothyronine deiodinase isoform X1 yields MGLLSVDLLITLQILPVFFSNCLFLALYDSVILLKHMVLFLSRSKSGRGEWRRMLTSEGLRCVWNSFLLDAYKQVKLGGEAPNSSVIHIAKGSDGSSSSWKNVGGKCGTKCHLLDFANSERPLVVNFGSATUPPFTSQLSAFSKMVEEFSGVADFLLVYIDEAHPSDGWAAPGISPSSFEVKKHRNQEDRCAAAHQLLEHFSLPPQCQVVADCMDNNANVAYGVSFERICIVQRQKIAYLGGKGPFFYNLQEVRLWLEQNFSKRUNPFSTKAMLTVVSL; encoded by the exons ATGGGTCTGCTAAGTGTGGATTTGCTAATCACGCTTCAGATCTTGCCGGTCTTTTTCTCCAATTGCCTCTTCCTTGCGCTGTATGACTCTGTGATCCTCCTGAAGCACATGGTGCTGTTTCTGAGCCGGTCAAAGTCCGGACGCGGTGAGTGGCGGAGGATGCTGACCTCGGAGGGGCTGCGTTGCGTCTGGAACAGCTTCCTGCTGGACGCCTACAAGCAG GTCAAACTGGGAGGAGAAGCTCCAAACTCCAGTGTAATCCACATAGCCAAGGGCAGTGATGGGAGCAGTAGCAGCTGGAAGAATGTTGGTGGCAAGTGTGGAACCAAATGCCACCTTCTGGATTTTGCCAACTCAGAGCGGCCACTGGTGGTCAACTTCGGTTCGGCTACCTGACCACCGTTCACAAGCCAGCTGTCAGCCTTCAGCAAGATGGTGGAGGAGTTCTCTGGTGTGGCTGACTTTCTGTTGGTCTACATTGATGAGGCTCATCCTTCAGATGGCTGGGCTGCCCCTGGTATCTCTCCTTCTTCATTTGAAGTTAAGAAACACAGGAACCAGGAAGACCGATGTGCAGCTGCTCACCAGCTCCTAGAGCACTTTTCCTTGCCACCTCAGTGCCAGGTGGTGGCTGACTGCATGGACAACAATGCCAATGTGGCCTATGGGGTTTCATTTGAGCGAATATGCATTGTGCAGAGACAAAAAATTGCCTACCTTGGAGGCAAAGGCCCCTTTTTCTACAATCTGCAGGAGGTTCGGCTTTGGCTGGAACAAAACTTTAGCAAAAGATGAAATCCATTCTCTACAAAAGCTATGTTAACAGTTGTATCTCTTTAA